A region from the Candidatus Eisenbacteria bacterium genome encodes:
- the uvrB gene encoding excinuclease ABC subunit UvrB: MPFQLTAPYPPGGDQPQAIEELVAGLRAGHRHQTLLGVTGSGKTFTIANVIARYGRPALVLSHNKTLAAQLYGEFKQFFPANAVGYFISYYDYYQPEAYVPATNTYIAKDASINDDIDRLRLQATSMLLERDDVVIVASVSSIYGLGTPDDWKGMRVNLAAGEPLRRRELLEQLVAIQYTRNDVEPRRGTFRVRGDVVEVHPAYEDHAIRIELEDDLVTRIRAVDPLTGRSVRSMDRLALYPAKHFVTPEDRLRAALGSIRSELREQLARLRAEGRLLEAQRLQQRTEYDLELLASVGTCPGVENYSRHLAGRAPGERPGCLLDFFPRNARGEPDFLLVVDESHVTIPQIGAMYEGDRSRKTTLVNFGFRLPSALDNRPLRFSEFEEQVGPAIYVSATPGDYELTKSEGVFVEQIIRPTGLVDPELVIKPVEGQVDDLLAEVRERVARRERVLVTTLTKRMAEDLTDYLGEMDVRVRYLHSDIDALERVEILRGLRLADFDVLVGINLLREGLDLPEVSLVAILDADKEGFLRSERSLIQTAGRAARNAGGRVIFYADHVTDSMGRAIAEMNRRREKQLAYNREHGITPRTILKSVEEILQATSVADQIGRGDSREKATVADALAEGPEQLLARLEGEMLDAAKALEFERAASLRDRMDEIRDTLAVASGAPRPERAARPVRQPRRRAHRFGGPEQ, translated from the coding sequence ATGCCCTTCCAGCTCACCGCGCCCTACCCGCCGGGCGGCGACCAGCCCCAGGCCATCGAGGAGCTCGTCGCCGGCCTGCGGGCCGGGCACCGCCACCAGACCCTGCTGGGGGTGACCGGCTCGGGCAAGACCTTCACGATCGCCAATGTCATCGCGCGCTACGGCCGGCCGGCGCTCGTCCTCTCGCACAACAAGACGCTCGCGGCCCAGCTCTACGGCGAGTTCAAGCAGTTCTTTCCCGCGAACGCCGTCGGCTACTTCATCTCGTACTACGACTACTACCAGCCCGAGGCCTACGTCCCGGCGACGAACACGTACATCGCCAAGGACGCGAGCATCAACGACGACATCGACCGCCTGCGGCTGCAGGCGACCTCGATGCTGCTCGAGCGGGACGACGTGGTGATCGTCGCCAGCGTCTCGAGCATCTACGGTCTCGGCACGCCCGACGACTGGAAGGGCATGCGCGTGAACCTGGCCGCGGGCGAACCGCTGCGGCGGCGCGAGCTGCTCGAACAGCTGGTCGCCATCCAGTACACGCGCAACGACGTCGAACCGCGGCGCGGCACGTTCCGCGTTCGCGGCGACGTCGTCGAGGTGCACCCGGCGTACGAGGACCACGCGATCCGCATCGAGCTCGAGGACGACCTCGTCACCCGCATCCGCGCCGTGGACCCGCTGACCGGGAGGAGCGTCCGCTCGATGGACCGGCTGGCGCTCTACCCGGCCAAGCACTTCGTGACCCCCGAGGATCGCCTGCGCGCGGCGCTCGGCTCCATCCGCTCCGAGTTGCGCGAACAGCTCGCGCGGCTGCGCGCCGAGGGCAGGCTGCTCGAGGCGCAGCGCCTGCAGCAGCGCACCGAGTACGACCTCGAGCTGCTGGCCAGCGTCGGCACCTGCCCGGGCGTCGAGAACTACTCCCGTCACCTCGCGGGACGCGCGCCGGGGGAGCGGCCCGGCTGCCTGCTCGATTTCTTTCCCCGCAACGCCCGGGGCGAGCCGGACTTCCTGCTCGTCGTGGACGAGTCCCACGTCACGATTCCGCAGATCGGGGCGATGTACGAGGGCGACCGCTCGCGCAAGACCACGCTCGTGAACTTCGGTTTCCGCCTGCCGAGCGCGCTCGACAACCGGCCGCTGCGTTTTTCCGAGTTCGAGGAGCAGGTCGGGCCCGCGATCTACGTCTCGGCGACGCCCGGCGACTACGAACTGACGAAGAGCGAAGGCGTGTTCGTCGAACAGATCATCCGCCCGACGGGGCTCGTGGACCCGGAGCTGGTGATCAAGCCGGTGGAAGGGCAGGTGGACGACCTGCTCGCCGAGGTGCGCGAACGCGTCGCCCGGCGGGAGCGGGTGCTCGTGACGACGCTCACCAAGCGCATGGCCGAGGATCTCACCGACTACCTCGGCGAGATGGACGTGCGGGTTCGCTACCTGCACAGCGACATCGACGCGCTCGAGCGGGTCGAGATCCTGCGCGGCCTGCGGCTCGCGGATTTCGACGTGCTCGTCGGCATCAACCTGCTGCGCGAGGGACTCGACCTGCCCGAGGTCTCGCTCGTCGCGATCCTCGACGCCGACAAGGAGGGTTTCCTGCGCAGCGAGCGATCGCTGATCCAGACGGCCGGCCGCGCGGCGCGCAACGCAGGCGGCCGGGTGATCTTCTACGCCGACCACGTCACCGATTCGATGGGACGCGCGATCGCCGAGATGAACCGGCGGCGCGAGAAGCAGCTCGCCTACAACCGCGAGCACGGCATCACGCCGCGCACGATCCTCAAGAGCGTGGAGGAGATCCTGCAGGCGACCTCGGTGGCGGACCAGATCGGCAGGGGCGACTCGCGCGAGAAGGCGACCGTCGCGGACGCTCTCGCCGAAGGACCCGAGCAGCTTCTCGCGAGACTCGAGGGCGAGATGCTCGACGCGGCGAAGGCGCTCGAGTTCGAGCGTGCCGCGAGCCTGCGGGACCGCATGGACGAGATTCGCGACACGCTGGCGGTCGCCTCGGGCGCGCCGCGCCCCGAGCGCGCGGCCCGTCCGGTGCGGCAGCCGCGGCGCCGCGCACATCGCTTCGGCGGACCCGAGCAGTAG
- a CDS encoding glycosyltransferase family 2 protein gives MIWVVFPAWNEEKVIRPTLLALWQAYRGRDDAYTAVLVDDGSTDATVAEARAAVEQSGGELALQVLSHERNRGLGAGLRTGIYWVLDRAADDDLLVTLDADNTHPPALIPELVQRVRNGADLAIASRYRSGAEVHGVPGYRRALSDVASVLFQSLYPIPGVRDYTCCFRAYRIPLLRRARAVYGDQLCTARGFEAVMDLLLRLGPLGMKVSEMGFVLDYGERVGQSKMKVLRTIRSTLVLLLRRRWELMTRYTPRRLAELEASAAVKAPR, from the coding sequence ATGATCTGGGTCGTCTTCCCGGCATGGAACGAGGAAAAGGTGATCCGCCCGACGCTGCTGGCGCTCTGGCAGGCGTACCGCGGTCGCGATGACGCGTACACCGCCGTCCTGGTGGACGACGGCTCCACCGACGCGACGGTGGCCGAGGCCCGCGCGGCGGTCGAGCAGAGCGGCGGCGAACTCGCGCTGCAGGTGCTCTCGCACGAGCGCAATCGCGGGCTCGGAGCCGGGCTGCGCACGGGCATCTACTGGGTGCTCGACCGGGCGGCGGACGACGACCTGCTGGTCACGCTCGATGCCGACAACACGCACCCGCCGGCGCTCATTCCCGAACTCGTGCAAAGGGTGAGAAACGGGGCGGATCTTGCGATCGCTTCACGTTATCGGTCCGGCGCCGAGGTCCATGGCGTCCCCGGCTATCGGCGCGCCCTGAGCGACGTGGCGAGCGTGCTGTTCCAGAGCCTCTACCCGATTCCCGGTGTTCGCGACTACACCTGCTGCTTTCGCGCCTACCGTATTCCGCTGCTGCGCCGCGCCCGCGCCGTCTACGGCGACCAGCTCTGCACCGCTCGCGGCTTCGAAGCGGTCATGGACCTGCTGTTGCGCCTCGGCCCCCTGGGCATGAAGGTCAGCGAGATGGGGTTCGTGCTCGATTACGGCGAGCGGGTCGGCCAGAGCAAGATGAAGGTGCTGCGCACCATCCGCTCGACGCTCGTGCTGCTCCTGCGCCGGCGCTGGGAGCTCATGACCCGGTACACGCCGCGCCGGCTCGCCGAGCTCGAGGCGTCCGCCGCGGTGAAGGCGCCGCGTTGA
- a CDS encoding TerB family tellurite resistance protein: protein MLRGLGRWLNSLGAGGESAGEVPVEVAAAALLLESAAADDELHAFEQAAIAQVLAGHFSLDAAGVEAVIARAEQARREAIDLHGFTTVLVRNHDERRRLALVEALWRVVLADGQLTAHEGILARKLGNLLDLRPEDVSIAIRRARGERLPWPGA from the coding sequence ATGCTGCGAGGACTGGGAAGGTGGCTGAACAGCCTGGGCGCGGGTGGTGAATCCGCGGGAGAGGTTCCGGTCGAGGTGGCGGCGGCCGCGCTGCTGCTGGAATCCGCGGCGGCGGACGACGAGCTGCACGCCTTCGAGCAGGCGGCGATCGCGCAGGTCCTCGCCGGCCACTTCTCGCTCGATGCCGCCGGCGTCGAGGCGGTGATCGCCCGCGCCGAACAGGCGCGCCGAGAAGCCATCGATCTGCACGGCTTCACCACCGTGCTCGTGCGGAATCACGACGAACGCCGCCGTCTGGCGCTGGTCGAGGCGCTGTGGCGCGTCGTCCTCGCCGACGGACAGCTCACCGCCCACGAAGGCATCCTCGCGCGCAAGCTCGGCAACCTGCTCGACCTGCGGCCCGAGGACGTTTCGATCGCCATCCGCCGCGCCCGCGGCGAGCGCCTGCCCTGGCCGGGAGCCTGA
- a CDS encoding glycosyltransferase family 39 protein: MSGARDRTRSGGRLAQLGPIAALAVAAVLRLHRLGARPVWTDEGSTWTAATLPITELLHRCVTRDASPPLFYLVTSLALRGADDEWHLRIFPALASLVLVWLTYRLARLGLGRGWSTLAALLTALSPHQLQYAQESRTYVPVAACMVGAMYVYARLQQRPGPQRWLPLVLLTAAGLWMQTIAALGVAAQGLIAVLTPTGRRRFWPWAGAMAVAGVLYLPWLIYSRTMAEHLGQSHWYIPEASPHAVFNVLRSVLVSPFPLVTAPRGSLYPGLGEYLPHVLAYVLLAVPSVLALVLTLPLVRERSAPGFVSRFCWLAWAAPVAIVVAVSVRQSLLLPRYFVFLGPFLSVLLALGVSRVRPAAGRVVLAAWLIALTFLGLFRYDRDFTKEPWRQVAEHIRGTSPPGRTAVLVPFDADPLLYYLRDGRSGILPIEVHHPQRPFSAGFTPKQLVEAAGAARLRSRDYDDVWVIVRSAGNADRRELADRTLAIAAEGRARVEDRAWTSYNAPLYVERFVRRARNDSTP; encoded by the coding sequence GTGAGCGGCGCACGCGACCGGACCCGGTCCGGCGGGCGGCTCGCGCAACTCGGGCCGATCGCGGCGCTCGCGGTCGCGGCCGTGCTGAGACTGCACCGCCTCGGCGCCCGTCCGGTCTGGACCGACGAGGGCTCCACGTGGACGGCGGCGACGCTGCCGATCACCGAGTTGCTGCACCGCTGCGTGACGCGCGACGCCAGCCCGCCGCTCTTCTACCTCGTGACCTCGCTGGCCCTGCGGGGCGCGGACGACGAGTGGCACCTGCGGATCTTCCCCGCGCTCGCCTCGCTGGTCCTCGTCTGGCTCACCTATCGCCTCGCCCGGCTGGGGCTCGGTCGGGGATGGTCCACGCTCGCCGCGTTGCTGACCGCGCTCTCGCCGCATCAGCTCCAGTACGCGCAGGAATCCCGCACCTACGTGCCGGTCGCGGCCTGCATGGTCGGGGCGATGTACGTCTACGCGCGCCTGCAGCAGCGCCCGGGACCGCAGCGCTGGCTGCCGCTCGTCCTGCTGACCGCCGCCGGACTGTGGATGCAGACCATCGCGGCGCTGGGCGTCGCCGCGCAGGGACTGATCGCCGTCCTCACCCCCACCGGCCGCCGGCGTTTCTGGCCGTGGGCCGGGGCGATGGCCGTCGCCGGCGTGCTCTACCTGCCGTGGCTGATCTACAGCCGCACGATGGCGGAACACCTCGGACAGTCGCACTGGTACATCCCCGAGGCTTCGCCGCACGCCGTCTTCAACGTGCTGCGTTCGGTCCTCGTCTCGCCCTTTCCGCTCGTCACCGCGCCGCGCGGCTCGTTGTACCCGGGCCTTGGCGAGTACCTGCCGCACGTGCTCGCCTACGTTCTGCTCGCGGTGCCCTCGGTGCTCGCGCTGGTGCTGACGCTGCCGCTGGTGCGCGAGCGGAGCGCGCCGGGTTTCGTTTCGCGGTTCTGCTGGCTGGCCTGGGCGGCGCCGGTCGCGATCGTGGTCGCCGTTTCGGTCCGACAGTCGCTCCTGCTGCCACGATACTTCGTCTTCCTCGGGCCCTTCCTGTCGGTGCTGCTCGCGCTGGGAGTCTCCCGGGTGCGGCCCGCGGCGGGCCGGGTGGTGCTCGCCGCCTGGCTGATCGCCCTCACGTTCCTCGGGTTGTTCCGATACGACCGCGATTTCACCAAGGAGCCGTGGCGTCAGGTCGCCGAGCACATCCGCGGCACGTCGCCTCCCGGCCGAACGGCCGTGCTGGTCCCCTTCGACGCCGACCCGCTCCTTTACTACCTGCGGGACGGACGCTCGGGAATCCTGCCGATCGAGGTGCACCATCCGCAGCGCCCGTTCTCGGCCGGATTCACGCCGAAGCAGCTGGTGGAGGCGGCCGGGGCCGCACGGCTTCGCAGCCGCGATTACGACGACGTGTGGGTGATCGTCCGCAGCGCCGGCAACGCCGACCGGCGGGAGCTCGCCGACCGCACGCTCGCCATCGCGGCCGAGGGCCGCGCCCGGGTGGAGGATCGCGCGTGGACCTCGTACAACGCTCCGCTGTACGTCGAACGCTTCGTCCGGCGGGCGCGGAACGACTCGACACCCTGA
- a CDS encoding DUF4139 domain-containing protein, whose translation MLRRLFPLLLLVALPPAARAAGPSVTVYSNDLGFVREARLLQGRTGRDTVRLADISSRLDFSSLRLAPESGRVTRLAYRWDTASGDAFVEKAVGQRVRVVSRGDRMSEGVLVAADGNWLVLRGDDGAVSTLARSAVEEVRLTKPPASLSLRPAIEAVLEGARGPVASELSYLTGGLSWSCEHQLVRTGETSGIWSARVLVENTTGRSFEDAKLKLIAGEPARASAPPIAPQPKMMRAMALSADAGGEAVLSEAAFADYHLYTLPGTTTLRDRESQSLVMIEPRAVRLTPVYLYRGGDARGVAIQLELRNSAKEGVGAPLPAGRVRCFQADDAGDLQFTGEASIGHEAVDEKVTLPVGYAFDLAAERRTTADRRLSDREREYSVEIRLRNRKTTPVRIAVEESAGGDVTVTAQSAPSERKDANTLRWQLDVAPGREVVLTYTARQRW comes from the coding sequence ATGCTTCGCCGACTCTTTCCGCTCCTTCTGCTCGTGGCGCTTCCACCCGCCGCACGCGCGGCGGGCCCTTCGGTCACCGTCTACTCGAACGACCTCGGCTTCGTGCGCGAGGCGCGGTTGCTGCAGGGCCGCACCGGGCGCGACACCGTCCGACTCGCGGACATCTCCAGCCGTCTCGACTTCTCCTCGCTGCGGCTCGCGCCGGAGTCGGGCCGCGTGACCCGGCTCGCGTACCGCTGGGACACGGCGAGCGGCGACGCGTTCGTCGAGAAGGCGGTCGGCCAGCGGGTGCGCGTCGTCTCGCGCGGTGACCGCATGTCCGAAGGCGTGCTCGTCGCCGCGGACGGAAACTGGCTGGTCCTGCGGGGCGACGACGGCGCCGTCTCGACGCTCGCCCGCTCCGCGGTCGAGGAGGTGCGGCTGACGAAGCCGCCGGCATCGCTGTCGCTGCGTCCGGCGATCGAGGCCGTGCTCGAAGGCGCCCGGGGCCCGGTCGCTTCGGAGCTCAGCTACCTGACCGGGGGGCTCTCGTGGTCCTGCGAGCACCAGCTCGTGCGCACCGGCGAGACGAGCGGCATCTGGTCGGCGCGCGTCCTGGTCGAGAACACGACGGGCCGGTCGTTCGAGGACGCGAAACTCAAGCTGATCGCCGGCGAGCCCGCCCGCGCGAGTGCCCCGCCCATCGCTCCGCAACCGAAGATGATGCGCGCGATGGCGCTGTCCGCGGACGCGGGCGGCGAGGCGGTGCTGAGCGAAGCCGCGTTCGCGGACTACCACCTGTACACGCTGCCGGGAACGACGACGCTGCGCGACCGCGAATCGCAGAGCCTGGTGATGATCGAGCCGCGGGCGGTGAGACTGACGCCCGTCTACCTCTACCGCGGCGGTGACGCGCGCGGCGTGGCGATCCAGCTCGAGCTGCGGAACTCCGCGAAGGAGGGGGTCGGGGCGCCCCTGCCCGCCGGGCGCGTGCGCTGCTTCCAGGCGGACGACGCCGGCGACCTGCAGTTCACCGGCGAGGCGTCCATCGGCCACGAGGCCGTGGACGAAAAGGTAACGCTGCCGGTGGGCTACGCGTTCGATCTGGCCGCCGAGCGCAGGACCACGGCGGACCGGCGGCTGAGCGACCGCGAGCGCGAGTACTCGGTCGAGATCCGGTTGCGCAATCGCAAGACGACGCCGGTGCGCATCGCGGTCGAGGAGTCGGCGGGCGGTGACGTGACGGTGACCGCGCAATCGGCGCCCTCGGAGCGCAAGGACGCGAACACGCTGCGCTGGCAGCTCGACGTCGCCCCCGGCAGGGAGGTCGTGCTCACCTACACGGCGCGCCAGCGCTGGTAG
- a CDS encoding polysaccharide deacetylase family protein has product MTRPVATLSIDVDPVDLHLIGYGYPGLPPDPLVYLAALPRLAQAFARHGLQATFFCVGRDAEAHAGELHALARAGHEIASHTWSHPIGFAGLAPARQRAELEDSRRALSEASGVGVVGFRAPNFDMHARVVPRLAAAGYRYDASAYPSLLLLPARAVLALKSADPLRVLAMRPWPFTWRRRPYDWRAGGAAIREFPVAMTPTLRLPVYHTMRWLASERSFESAIEGFARRGEPLSYVLHAVDALGLSEDRVDPRLGRHPGMERPLEYKLALLDRTIAAIAARFEVRTYASQLV; this is encoded by the coding sequence GTGACGCGCCCGGTCGCGACCCTCAGCATCGACGTGGACCCGGTGGACCTGCACCTGATCGGTTACGGGTACCCCGGCCTGCCTCCCGATCCGCTCGTCTACCTGGCGGCGTTGCCGCGGCTCGCGCAGGCTTTCGCCCGCCACGGGTTGCAGGCCACGTTCTTCTGCGTCGGTCGCGATGCCGAAGCGCATGCCGGCGAGCTGCACGCCCTGGCCCGGGCCGGACACGAGATCGCGAGCCACACCTGGTCGCACCCGATCGGATTCGCGGGGCTGGCGCCCGCGCGGCAGCGGGCCGAGCTCGAGGACTCGCGGCGCGCGCTGTCGGAGGCGTCGGGCGTCGGGGTCGTGGGTTTCCGCGCGCCCAATTTCGACATGCACGCGCGCGTCGTGCCGCGCCTGGCGGCGGCGGGATACCGCTACGACGCCTCGGCCTACCCGAGCCTGCTGCTGCTGCCGGCGCGCGCCGTGCTGGCGCTGAAGAGCGCGGACCCGCTGCGCGTCCTGGCGATGCGGCCGTGGCCGTTCACCTGGAGGCGCCGGCCCTACGACTGGCGCGCCGGCGGCGCGGCGATCCGCGAGTTCCCGGTCGCGATGACGCCCACGCTGCGGCTGCCCGTCTATCACACCATGCGCTGGCTGGCTTCGGAGCGGAGCTTCGAGTCGGCGATCGAGGGTTTCGCCCGCCGCGGCGAGCCGCTCTCGTACGTCCTGCACGCGGTGGACGCGCTCGGGCTCAGCGAGGACCGGGTGGACCCGCGACTGGGCCGTCATCCGGGCATGGAGCGTCCACTCGAGTACAAGCTCGCGCTGCTCGATCGGACGATCGCCGCGATCGCGGCCCGTTTCGAGGTAAGGACTTACGCCTCGCAGCTCGTGTGA
- a CDS encoding FAD-dependent oxidoreductase, giving the protein MALHAAVIGGGITGLATALGLTARGLKVTLFEGDPDLGGLGVSFPWRDTHLERFYHCLLPDDDFLLPVVTEAGLGGDLLWRETLMGFMYQKRVWPLNTPRDLLSFGPLTVVERLRMGLMSLRARFGGPGHHLDGITAEDWVREMVGDRCFEVLWKPLLAAKIGDHYAALPALWLSSRMNREKTRGPERKGCLRHGYRSLVDAIARTLEGRGASIRTSTRVAAIAEDGPRMAVQIEGSGRETFDFVVCTSPLGQFQRMTRGLPVPDSVAGLQLDYQGVVSAIFLTGKPLTDYYWMPWVDSGATAQGVIEMSNLVPLERTHGLHVNYLVNYTHRDSDLFRLPDEDLLARYRSDLATLFPEAAASVRETHVFRAPFVEPIWTTGYARRVPPTSVLPGRLYLACTAQVYPLVNSWNSCCGVVNGMLPRLFEEVGAHAAARANA; this is encoded by the coding sequence ATGGCCCTGCATGCGGCAGTCATCGGCGGCGGTATCACGGGACTGGCGACGGCCCTCGGTCTCACGGCGCGCGGCCTGAAGGTCACGTTGTTCGAAGGCGACCCCGACCTGGGGGGCCTGGGCGTTTCGTTCCCCTGGCGCGACACGCACCTCGAGCGCTTCTACCACTGCCTCCTTCCCGACGACGATTTTCTGCTCCCCGTCGTCACCGAGGCGGGTCTGGGCGGCGATCTGCTCTGGCGCGAGACGCTCATGGGCTTCATGTACCAGAAGCGGGTCTGGCCGCTGAACACGCCGCGCGACCTGCTCTCCTTCGGTCCGCTGACCGTGGTCGAGCGGCTTCGGATGGGGCTGATGAGTCTGCGCGCACGTTTCGGCGGACCGGGTCACCATCTCGACGGCATCACCGCCGAGGACTGGGTGCGCGAGATGGTCGGGGACCGCTGCTTCGAGGTGCTGTGGAAGCCGCTGCTCGCCGCCAAGATCGGCGACCACTACGCGGCGCTGCCGGCGCTCTGGCTGTCCAGCCGCATGAACCGCGAGAAGACCAGGGGGCCGGAGCGCAAGGGCTGCCTGCGGCACGGCTACCGCTCGCTCGTGGACGCGATCGCGCGCACGCTCGAGGGCCGCGGCGCCTCGATCCGCACCAGCACCCGGGTCGCGGCGATCGCCGAGGACGGGCCGCGCATGGCGGTTCAGATCGAGGGCTCCGGCCGCGAGACGTTCGACTTCGTGGTCTGCACCTCGCCGCTCGGACAGTTCCAGCGGATGACGCGCGGCCTGCCGGTGCCCGATTCGGTCGCCGGGCTCCAGCTGGACTACCAGGGCGTGGTGAGCGCGATCTTCCTGACCGGGAAGCCGCTCACCGACTACTACTGGATGCCGTGGGTGGACAGCGGCGCGACGGCCCAGGGCGTGATCGAGATGTCCAACCTGGTGCCGCTCGAGCGCACGCACGGGCTGCACGTGAACTACCTCGTCAACTACACGCATCGCGACAGCGATCTGTTCCGCCTGCCCGACGAGGATCTCCTCGCCCGCTACCGCTCGGATCTCGCCACGCTCTTTCCGGAGGCCGCGGCGAGCGTCCGGGAGACGCACGTCTTCCGGGCGCCGTTCGTCGAGCCGATCTGGACGACCGGCTACGCGCGCCGGGTGCCGCCGACGAGCGTCCTCCCCGGGCGGCTCTACCTCGCGTGCACCGCGCAGGTCTATCCGCTGGTCAACTCCTGGAACTCCTGCTGCGGAGTCGTGAACGGGATGCTGCCGAGGTTGTTCGAGGAAGTCGGCGCGCACGCGGCGGCGAGGGCGAACGCATGA
- the wecB gene encoding UDP-N-acetylglucosamine 2-epimerase (non-hydrolyzing) yields the protein MKVAIVVGTRPEIIKMAPLVRACSERGVPYRLLHTGQHYSYEMDGVFFEELGLPAPHANLEVGSGTPAYQIGAILGGMATAIERERPDWVLVEGDTNSVLAAALAGQKLGVRVGHVEAGLRSYDRGMPEEINRILTDHLSDHLYAPTAHARRTLLGEGIGEARIRVTGNTVVDELLLQRPRAEARGAAARFGVTPKRYAVATVHRAENTDQEARLRGIVRGLSEAARSTGLEILCAVHPRTTPRLAALGLDWGPGVRALPPLPYLDFLGLHAQAALTLTDSGGLQEEACCLGVPCVTLRDNTERPESVEAGANVLVGADAEAIVSGARRMLASPGGWANPFGDGRAAHHILDALLGAG from the coding sequence TTGAAGGTCGCGATCGTCGTCGGGACGCGTCCGGAGATCATCAAGATGGCGCCGCTCGTGCGTGCCTGCTCGGAGCGCGGCGTACCCTACAGGCTGCTGCACACCGGGCAGCACTACTCCTACGAGATGGACGGCGTATTCTTCGAGGAACTGGGCCTGCCCGCGCCGCACGCGAACCTCGAGGTGGGCTCGGGGACGCCGGCCTATCAGATCGGCGCCATCCTCGGCGGCATGGCGACCGCGATCGAGCGCGAACGGCCCGACTGGGTGCTCGTCGAAGGCGACACGAACTCGGTGCTGGCGGCCGCGCTCGCCGGACAGAAGCTGGGCGTGCGTGTCGGTCACGTCGAGGCCGGGCTGAGATCCTACGATCGGGGCATGCCGGAGGAGATCAACCGCATCCTCACCGACCACCTCTCGGACCACCTGTACGCGCCGACCGCACACGCGCGACGGACGCTTCTCGGCGAGGGCATCGGCGAGGCGCGCATCCGCGTGACCGGGAACACGGTGGTGGACGAACTGCTGCTGCAGCGGCCGCGCGCCGAGGCCAGGGGCGCCGCCGCGCGCTTCGGCGTCACGCCGAAGCGCTACGCGGTCGCGACCGTCCATCGCGCCGAGAACACCGATCAGGAGGCGCGGCTGCGAGGCATCGTCCGCGGACTGTCGGAGGCGGCCCGGTCCACCGGCCTCGAAATCCTGTGCGCGGTCCACCCGCGGACCACCCCGCGCCTCGCGGCGCTCGGCCTCGACTGGGGTCCGGGCGTGCGGGCGCTGCCGCCGCTTCCCTATCTCGATTTTCTCGGGCTGCACGCGCAGGCCGCGTTGACGCTGACCGATTCCGGAGGCCTGCAGGAGGAGGCCTGCTGCCTGGGCGTCCCGTGCGTGACGCTGCGCGACAACACGGAACGGCCCGAGTCGGTGGAAGCCGGCGCCAACGTGCTGGTCGGCGCGGACGCGGAGGCGATCGTCTCCGGTGCGCGCCGGATGCTGGCCAGCCCCGGCGGATGGGCCAACCCGTTCGGCGATGGCCGCGCGGCGCATCACATCCTGGACGCGCTGCTGGGGGCCGGGTGA